The genomic region CTCCTCGTGCGGAAGGATCCGTCGTCGGCGGGCACCGAAGCCGACATCACGGCGCAGGTGAAGCTCGCGCTCGACATCCGCGACCACGTCAACGTCGTCGCGGACATGACGAACACGATCGAATGGGTGCGGAAGCAGCTCGAGGACCTGCGGAAGCTCGTCGTGCCACCGGCGCCGGTGTTGCCGACGAGTGGCCGCGGCCGACGGGGCGCCGAGAGCGAGGACATGGCGCCATCCCAGACGCCTCCGAGGCCGGCTCCGACGCCGGAGCAGGCGGCGCTCATCCGGGCGATCGACAAGCTCGATTCGGATGCCTGCACGGTCGAGGATCGGTTGATCCAGCGTACGCTCGAGGAAGCGGACCAGAAATCGTTCCGGGGTCCAATCCAGCTCTATCTGAAGTGGCTGTGGCTGGCGGCCGAGGTGGGTAGTGGCGCCGCCGACGTCGCCGGCGGCGCGGACTTCGCTCCGACCGCCGCTGAACTCGAGGTGCATGCGCTGCTGATCCAGCGCCTCGACCGCGCGAAGGCGGACTACGACACGCTGATGCAGAAGCTGGTGCCGGCGTTCAACGAGACGCTCCGACAACAGGGAATGCTGCACCTGGTCGTACCCAAGGGCGGCCGACTCTAGGCGCGGGGCGCTGACCTCTGGGTGCCGGGTGGAGACGACATGAAATCGATCCGGCAGGACGCGACGCGGCGGGAGTAGGCCCCGAAAACCGATCTGCGCTGCAGCGGCCGGGTGAACCGGCCGCTGCAGCCGTGCTGTCTGCTAGAAACTCATCTTGATCGCCAACTGCGCGATCCGCTCGCCCGTGCTCGAGAGCGGCGTACCGAATGTCGTGCTCCGCGTCAGCGTCGAACCGCTCACGCTGTAATAGGTCTGGTCCACGCCGTTGTAGTTCGTCGCATTGAGCAGGTTGAACGCCTCCACGATGAACTGCAGGCGGACGCGAGCCAGATTGACGTCACGCTGGATGCGGGGATCGAGCGTCACGATGTTCGGCAGGCGGAACTGGTTGCGCACCGTGCCCGGCGCGATGTCGTTGCGGGCGTTGCCGTCGTTGTTCAGATCGACCGCACCCACGCGCGCCGTGTAGGGCTGCCCGGACTGCGCGGCGAAGATCGCGCTCACCGTCCAGTTCATCGCCAGCGTCCGCGCCACACCCGTCATCCTCCCGGCCACACCATTGGTCGAGAACACCCCGCTCACGACGAAACGATGCCGCTGGTCGTTGTTGCCGTAGGTCTTGTCTGCGTTGAAGTCCTGCGGGTTCGACGCGTACTTCGCATCGTCGCCCGCATTGCCGGGCACGACAGCGGTCGCGTCCGGCACCGTGTCGATCACCCGGCCGAGCGTGTAGGCGACGCGCGCCTGGAAGCTGTTCGCAAACCGGCGATTCACCTCGAACGTGACGCCGTTGTAGTGTGACTCGGCGGTCGATTCGAAGGCGATGACCCGCTGGAAGTTCTTGAACGGGCGGTCGGAACCGAAATACGGATAGGTCACCGTGCCGCCATCGGCGAGCACGAAGGTCCGTGAGGTCGGCGTACCCGTGTTGCGATCGATCGACCGGGGCAGCCCGCTGCCATCCACCCGCAGGTAGGTGACCGTCAGCGTCGTGTCTCGGGCGAACTCCCATTCCACGGCGGCGTTCGCCTGCTGCACACGCGCATTCTCGAAGTTCTTGTCGATGTAGAAGATGCTCGGCGTCGCGGCCGTGCCGCCGGCCGGGATCGAGGTGAAGGTGTTCGGATAGGTCGGGACCGCGTCTCCGCGGAAGGTCAACGAGACGACGTTGACCCCGTTGTTCGTGTGCGCGGTGCCGAGCATGATCGACGGGGTGCGGGCGTAGAAGATGCCGTACCCCCCGCGCACCACGTACTTCTTGCCTTCCGGATTCCACGCCACGCCCAGTCGGGGGCCGAAGTTGTTCGTGTCGGCGTTCAGGCGGCTGGTGTCGATGTCGGCTGCGGCCAGTTGCGCGTCCGGGTTCTTCACCGGTGGCGCGGCCGTCTTCATGAGGTCGTAGCGCAGACCCGCATTCAGCGTGACGTCGCGCCGCAGCTTCCACTCATCCTGCACGAACAGCGAGTATTCGCGGATGTTCGGATTGCTGGTCGCCCCTGTCGTCCCCGGGCCTGCGAAGTTCTGCTGGTAGCTCTCGTTCGCGCCGTTGGGCCGTCCGCCATTGAACGAGGCCAGGCTGCGAAACGTGTAGGACCCGCTGAAGAACCCCGGGAAGTAGTTGAGGATGTCGTCGAACTGAAAATCGAAGCCACCCTTCACCTTGTGCGCGCCGCGGGCCCAGGTGAGCGTGTCGGCGACCTGCCATCGCTTGATCGTCGTCTCACGGGGGCTGAAGTTGTTGCGGCCGATCGTCAGCACCGTCGTCCCGCTCTGCTGCACGATGGCCTCGGGGTTCGCGCTGTTCGTCTGGCCCGGCTCCTCGTCGCGGCCCCACTGGAACTTGGCTTCGTTGAACAGGCTCGATCCCACGATCGACGTCCACGCCAGGTTGAGCGACCGCGTGCGGACGATCGATGCGCCGGTGTGCTCGAAGGCGTTCTGCGCCCCGCCGTTCTCGAACCCGTCGCCGGTGAAGTTCTGGTGGTTGTACCGCACCGTCAGCCGGTTGTCGTGCGCGATTTCGCTGTCGGTCTTGATCAGGAACACGTCCTGGTTGAGCCCGCGGTTCCAGCTGGTCGCCAGCGGCTGCAGCTTGACGATCGCCGCCTGCGTCGCCGCGTCACCAGGCGTCGTCGCGGGCAGGTTCAGGAACACGAGGTTCGGCTGCGTGTTCCGCTGCCCGTCGTAGTTGAAGAAGAAGAAGTGACGATTCTTCACGATCGGGCCGCCAAACGTGCCGCCGAACTGGTTGTAGTGATACGGCGACTTCGGAAGCTTGCGGAGTTCGTTGATCGCGTTGTTCGCGTTGAGCACCTTGTCGCGGTAGAACTCGAAGATCGATCCGCTCGGGGTGTTCGTGCCGGACTTGGTGACGACATTGATGACGGCGCCGCCGGCGCGACCGTACTCCGCCGAGAACGAGTTGGAGTTCACCTGGAACTCCTTCACCGCGTCCTGGCTGAACTGGTAGGGTGCGCGTCCAGAGCCGGTGCGCCCGAAGGTCTGGCCGAAGAACGTGTTGTTGTTGTCGGCGCCGTCGACCACGAGGCTGTTCATCGTGCCGCGCTGACCGGCGAAGCTGAGGTCACCTGTTCGGACATCCTTGGTGACACCAGGCGTCAGGAGCGCGAAGTCGATGAAGTTGCGGCCGTTGACCGGCAGGTTCTGAACGGCCGTGTCGCTCACGGTCGAACTGACCTGGGTCCGCGAGGTCTCCAGCACCGGTGTGGCACCGGTCACCACGACCTCTTGCGCGACGCCGGCCAGTTTCATCTCGATCCGGAGCGTGACCGTCTGTCCGACCATCACGACGAGCGCCGGCTTCTTCACCGTCTCGAACCCGCTCAGCTCCGCG from Vicinamibacterales bacterium harbors:
- a CDS encoding carboxypeptidase regulatory-like domain-containing protein: MFTLQARRSCVRLASAALCVLVWTAGVSVAQSATGSIDGTVVDQTGARIPGVTVSLTNPQTGLSRSVATDSAGLFRLPLLPVGFYDLVAELSGFETVKKPALVVMVGQTVTLRIEMKLAGVAQEVVVTGATPVLETSRTQVSSTVSDTAVQNLPVNGRNFIDFALLTPGVTKDVRTGDLSFAGQRGTMNSLVVDGADNNNTFFGQTFGRTGSGRAPYQFSQDAVKEFQVNSNSFSAEYGRAGGAVINVVTKSGTNTPSGSIFEFYRDKVLNANNAINELRKLPKSPYHYNQFGGTFGGPIVKNRHFFFFNYDGQRNTQPNLVFLNLPATTPGDAATQAAIVKLQPLATSWNRGLNQDVFLIKTDSEIAHDNRLTVRYNHQNFTGDGFENGGAQNAFEHTGASIVRTRSLNLAWTSIVGSSLFNEAKFQWGRDEEPGQTNSANPEAIVQQSGTTVLTIGRNNFSPRETTIKRWQVADTLTWARGAHKVKGGFDFQFDDILNYFPGFFSGSYTFRSLASFNGGRPNGANESYQQNFAGPGTTGATSNPNIREYSLFVQDEWKLRRDVTLNAGLRYDLMKTAAPPVKNPDAQLAAADIDTSRLNADTNNFGPRLGVAWNPEGKKYVVRGGYGIFYARTPSIMLGTAHTNNGVNVVSLTFRGDAVPTYPNTFTSIPAGGTAATPSIFYIDKNFENARVQQANAAVEWEFARDTTLTVTYLRVDGSGLPRSIDRNTGTPTSRTFVLADGGTVTYPYFGSDRPFKNFQRVIAFESTAESHYNGVTFEVNRRFANSFQARVAYTLGRVIDTVPDATAVVPGNAGDDAKYASNPQDFNADKTYGNNDQRHRFVVSGVFSTNGVAGRMTGVARTLAMNWTVSAIFAAQSGQPYTARVGAVDLNNDGNARNDIAPGTVRNQFRLPNIVTLDPRIQRDVNLARVRLQFIVEAFNLLNATNYNGVDQTYYSVSGSTLTRSTTFGTPLSSTGERIAQLAIKMSF